The genomic stretch CAGCAAGTCTGGCTGTTTTGGGTTGCTCCACTTCTGGGAGCTGTTTTAGCAGGAATTGCCTATAAAAAGTTGTCCCCAAATAAATGATTTGTGAAAAAAAGTTAAATCTTTGTAGAAAGAAAGATTTAATGTCACTTAACCTTTATTAAAATGAAATATTTCAAGATTTTATTTCTAGTAATGTGTTTAGGCTTTGCAAGTGCCTTGGAAAGCAATGCACAGGAGGTAGGTATCAGGTTTGGCAATTTTTCAGGAAATAACGTTGCCTTAGATGCGGTATTTGGATTAGGACAGTTCAGTAGAGTTCATGCTGATCTTAGCTTCGGCGGAAATGGTGTCGGGCTCGATGCGCTTTGGAACCCAATTTATCGGCCGGTATCCACCAGTGATTTCAAGTATTACTTAGGGTTCGGGCCTTCATTCTATTTTGGTGATCCATTTGCATTTGGTGTAGCTGGTGAGATTGGGATAGAGTATGCCTTTGTGGATGTGCCTATTGTGATCGGTGCGGATTGGAGACCAAATTTCAGGCTGGTGGAGAATACCGATTTCCTTGCCGATCAGTTTGGGTTGAACATTCGCTGGAGATTCGGCAATGATGGTAGTAGTAGTACCAAATAAGTAAATGCCGGGACGGTTTCCTCTCCTGAAAAGGCGCAGATTTATTTCAGAAATACGTCTTCCGGGTTTTTTAAGCCTGGAAGATGTTTTTGTTCTATATTAGGATGAAATAGCCCATTTCTGAATTGTAATTTTTATGCAATTATTAGTAGAAGGAGAGTATTTGCTGGATCGCATGCAGGGCAAAGGCGGCTGGACTTACGTTAAATTTCCCAAGGAAATCTCTGGCTCCAAAGCGTTTGGAATGATGAAAGTTTCTGGGAGTATAGATGATTTCACGTTTGAGGGAAAGCATCT from Algoriphagus sp. NG3 encodes the following:
- a CDS encoding outer membrane insertion C- signal, with protein sequence MKYFKILFLVMCLGFASALESNAQEVGIRFGNFSGNNVALDAVFGLGQFSRVHADLSFGGNGVGLDALWNPIYRPVSTSDFKYYLGFGPSFYFGDPFAFGVAGEIGIEYAFVDVPIVIGADWRPNFRLVENTDFLADQFGLNIRWRFGNDGSSSTK